TCGGCCAGGCCTGTGAGTTCGACTACTCAGGCACGCAAGCGTGCAAAGCGCTGAAGGAGGAAGGATTCCGCGTCATCCTGATCAATTCCAACCCCGCAACGATCATGACGGATCCAGGCTTCGCTGATCGCACCTACATCGAACCGATTACGGCCGACATGCTGGAACGCATCATCGAGGTGGAGCGGCCCGACGCGCTGCTGCCCACGATCGGCGGACAGACCGGCCTCAACACCGCCATCGAGCTCGCCGAACGCGGCATCCTGGAGCGCTACGGCGTTGAGTTGATCGGCGCCAAACTGGCTGCCATCAAAAAGGCCGAGGACCGCGATCTGTTCAAAGCGGCCATGGAACGTATCGGCCTCGACCTGCCGCGCAGTGGCTATGCGCGCAGCCTGGACGAGGCCCGTGCCGTCCTCGATCAGCTCGGGCTGCCGGTGATTATTCGGCCATCGCGCACGTTGGGCGGCACCGGGGGCAGCATCGCTTCGACCCGCGAGGAATTTGAAGAGCAGATGCATGGCGGCCTGGACGCGTCGCCGACGCGCGAGGTGCTGATCGAAGAGTCCATCGCCGGCTGGAAGGAGTTCGAGCTGGAGGTGATGCGCGACGCGAAAGATAACGTCGTCATCGTGTGCTCGATCGAGAACTTCGATCCCATGGGCGTGCACACGGGCGACAGCATCACGATCGCTCCGGCCCAGACGCTGACGGACAAGGAGTACCAGATCATGCGCGACGCCGCCGTCGCCATCATCCGTGAGATCGGCGTCGACACGGGCGGGTCGAACATCCAGTTCGCTGTACACCCCGAGACGGGTCGCCTGGTCGTGATCGAGATGAATCCGCGGGTCTCCCGTAGCTCCGCCCTTGCCAGCAAGGCCACAGGTTTCCCCATCGCCAAGATCGCCGCAAAGCTGGCGGTCGGCTATACCCTGGACGAGATACGGAACGACATCACGCGCGAGACGCCCGCCTGCTTCGAGCCGACCATCGACTATGTGGTAACGAAAATTCCGCGTTTCACCTTCGAGAAGTTTCCCGAGGCGACCGACATTCTCGGCCCGCAGATGAAGTCCGTCGGCGAGGCCATGGCCATCGGCCGGACGTTCAAAGAGTCCCTACAAAAGGCGATCCGCTCCCTGGAGATTGACTCGTATGGCTTCGACAACAAAGGGCGCGGACCGCAGGCATCGGACCGGGCGGCCCTGGAAGCGAAGCTCCGGGTGCCCAATGCCCGGCGCTTGTGGTACATCGCCGAAGCCTACCGCGACGGCTTCAGCACCGAACAGTTGTACGAGCTGACGAAGATCGATCCGTGGTTTCTCGACAACGTCAAGCAGATCATTGATTACGAAAACGTGCTTCGCGCCGAGGCAAGTGGACGGGCGCAGCATGCTGCGCCGCTACAAGAGAACAGACAGGTCACTGTAGGGGCGCAGCATGCTGCGCCCTTGCTCACCGAGAGCTTGCGCGCCGCCAAGCAGATGGGCTTCTCCGATGTCCGCTTGGCGCAACTGACCGGCCGGACGGAAGGGGAGGTCCGGCAAGCTCGGCTCAGTGCCGGCATCCGGCCGGTGTTCAAGATGGTGGACACCTGCGGTGCCGAGTTTCCTGCCTACACGCCGTACCTGTACTCGACGTATGAGGACGAGGACGAATCCGGTGTGACGGCGCGACGGAAGGTCATGATTCTCGGTGGCGGCCCGAACCGTATCGGTCAGGGCATCGAATTTGACTACTGCTGCGTGCACGCGGCGTTCGCCCTCAAGGAGGATGGCTTCGAAACCATCATGGTGAACTGCAATCCGGAGACGGTGAGCACCGACTACGATACGTCGGACAAACTCTACTTCGAGCCGTTGACGCTCGAAGATGTGCTCGCCATCGTGCAGAGAGAAAGGCCCGAAGGGGTGATCGTGCAGTTCGGTGGCCAGACGCCGTTGAAACTTGCCGTGCCGCTCGAACAGGCGGGCGTGCCCATCATCGGCACCTCACCCGACGCCATCGATCGTGCCGAGGACCGCGAGCGCTTCGCGGAGTTGCTGTCGAAGCTGGGATTGTGCCAGCCGCCGAATGGTATCGCTCGCAGCGTGGTTGAAGCCGTGCGCGTCGCCGATCGCCTCGGATACCCCGTCCTGGTGCGGCCCTCGTACGTCCTCGGGGGGCGTGCCATGGAGATCGTGTACGAGGCGGAGGACCTGCGCCGCTACATGGAGCGTGCCCTCGACGCGGCGCCCGAGCGCACGATTCTCGTCGACAAGTTCATCGATGACGCCATCGAGCTGGACGTCGACGCGGTGTCTGATGGAACGCGCGTGGTGATCGGCGGCATCATGGAGCACATCGAACGCGCCGGGGTGCATTCCGGCGACAGCGCCTGCTCGCTCCCCACCAAGTCGATCCCGCCAGCTGTCTTGGAAGAGATCCGCCAGCAGGTGAAAGCCATGGCTCTCGAGCTGCGTGTGGTCGGCCTCATGAACGTGCAGTTCGCCGTCAAAGGCAGCGAGATCTACATCCTCGAAGTCAATCCGCGCGCCTCGCGCACCGTGCCGTTCGTCAGCAAAGCCATCGGCGTACCTCTGGCCAAAATCGCGGCTCGGGTCATGGTGGGACGGACGCTGGAAGAGCAGGGCTTTACGGAGGAGGTCATCCCGCAGCACATGTCGGTGAAGGAGGCGGTGTTCCCGTTCTCGAAGTTCCCCGGCGTCGACACGCTGCTCGGGCCCGAGATGAAGTCCACCGGGGAGGTCATGGGCATCGGGCCGTCGTTCGGGGCGGCCTTTGCCAAGGCGCAGATGGCTGCCGGCACCGTGCTCCCGAAAAGCGGGGCCGTGTTCATCAGTGTCCGCAATGAGGAC
The nucleotide sequence above comes from Candidatus Binatia bacterium. Encoded proteins:
- the carB gene encoding carbamoyl-phosphate synthase large subunit produces the protein MPKRTDIKSILLIGSGPIIIGQACEFDYSGTQACKALKEEGFRVILINSNPATIMTDPGFADRTYIEPITADMLERIIEVERPDALLPTIGGQTGLNTAIELAERGILERYGVELIGAKLAAIKKAEDRDLFKAAMERIGLDLPRSGYARSLDEARAVLDQLGLPVIIRPSRTLGGTGGSIASTREEFEEQMHGGLDASPTREVLIEESIAGWKEFELEVMRDAKDNVVIVCSIENFDPMGVHTGDSITIAPAQTLTDKEYQIMRDAAVAIIREIGVDTGGSNIQFAVHPETGRLVVIEMNPRVSRSSALASKATGFPIAKIAAKLAVGYTLDEIRNDITRETPACFEPTIDYVVTKIPRFTFEKFPEATDILGPQMKSVGEAMAIGRTFKESLQKAIRSLEIDSYGFDNKGRGPQASDRAALEAKLRVPNARRLWYIAEAYRDGFSTEQLYELTKIDPWFLDNVKQIIDYENVLRAEASGRAQHAAPLQENRQVTVGAQHAAPLLTESLRAAKQMGFSDVRLAQLTGRTEGEVRQARLSAGIRPVFKMVDTCGAEFPAYTPYLYSTYEDEDESGVTARRKVMILGGGPNRIGQGIEFDYCCVHAAFALKEDGFETIMVNCNPETVSTDYDTSDKLYFEPLTLEDVLAIVQRERPEGVIVQFGGQTPLKLAVPLEQAGVPIIGTSPDAIDRAEDRERFAELLSKLGLCQPPNGIARSVVEAVRVADRLGYPVLVRPSYVLGGRAMEIVYEAEDLRRYMERALDAAPERTILVDKFIDDAIELDVDAVSDGTRVVIGGIMEHIERAGVHSGDSACSLPTKSIPPAVLEEIRQQVKAMALELRVVGLMNVQFAVKGSEIYILEVNPRASRTVPFVSKAIGVPLAKIAARVMVGRTLEEQGFTEEVIPQHMSVKEAVFPFSKFPGVDTLLGPEMKSTGEVMGIGPSFGAAFAKAQMAAGTVLPKSGAVFISVRNEDKAAVLPIAARLTQAGFRLIATSGTASYLRERGLTVETINKVAEGSPHVVDAIRRGVIAMVINTPKGFGPQLDSFSIRRSALECHVPYFTTVAGAEAAAEGVELLQREALGVQALQLYHRRTGADGSTGGRPAAAQ